In a single window of the Amycolatopsis sp. cg5 genome:
- a CDS encoding peptidoglycan D,D-transpeptidase FtsI family protein → MNTPLRKVGVAMLVMVVLLLGNATYIQVVKADDYRTDSRNARVLLDEYARQRGQIVAQVGGKIVAGVVESNDKFRFTRTYVDGPMYAPVTGYYSVRYGAGGMERAEDDILNGSDPRLFVRRLSDMITGRDPRGGNVRLTIDPAVQEAAYKLMMDKGYTGSVVAMEPKTGRILAMVSTPSYDPNKLASHDGKAQEQAWTAYSGDPKKPMLNRAIQEIYPPGSTFKLVTAAAALEDGNGPDTPINSAPNVQLPQTQTTLENYGGAACAGTTFKDALAHSCNVPFAEFAGKLGKDKLNKVAANFGIGQSDLAIPTKVATSTLGKLESQAALYQSGIGQRDVLLSPLQDCMLSATIANGGMAMKPQLVQALLAPDTSTLQDINPSELTGTPALSGANANILRDMMLASEGFTKGAGKRDDIQIASKTGTAEHGSDPKRTPPHAWYTGFAPANDPQIAVAVIVESGGNRGLEATGGTVAAEIGRAAINAKLGGG, encoded by the coding sequence GTGAACACACCTCTGCGCAAGGTAGGCGTCGCCATGCTCGTCATGGTGGTCCTGCTGCTGGGCAACGCCACCTACATCCAGGTCGTGAAGGCCGACGACTACCGCACCGACTCCCGCAACGCGCGCGTGCTGCTCGACGAGTACGCCCGTCAGCGCGGCCAGATCGTCGCGCAGGTCGGCGGCAAGATCGTCGCGGGCGTCGTCGAGTCGAACGACAAGTTCCGCTTCACCAGGACCTACGTCGACGGCCCGATGTACGCGCCGGTCACCGGCTACTACTCGGTGCGCTACGGCGCGGGCGGCATGGAGCGGGCCGAGGACGACATCCTCAACGGCTCCGACCCCCGGCTGTTCGTGCGGCGGCTCTCGGACATGATCACCGGCCGCGACCCGCGTGGCGGCAACGTCCGGCTGACCATCGACCCGGCCGTCCAAGAGGCCGCGTACAAGCTGATGATGGACAAGGGCTACACCGGCTCGGTCGTCGCGATGGAGCCGAAGACCGGCCGGATCCTGGCGATGGTGTCGACCCCGTCGTACGACCCGAACAAGCTGGCCTCGCACGACGGCAAGGCGCAGGAACAGGCCTGGACCGCCTACTCCGGTGACCCGAAGAAGCCGATGCTGAACCGCGCGATCCAGGAGATCTACCCGCCCGGCTCGACGTTCAAGCTGGTCACCGCGGCCGCCGCGCTCGAAGACGGCAACGGCCCTGACACTCCGATCAACTCGGCGCCGAACGTGCAGCTCCCGCAGACGCAGACCACGCTGGAGAACTACGGCGGCGCCGCGTGCGCGGGCACCACGTTCAAGGACGCGCTGGCGCACTCGTGCAACGTCCCGTTCGCGGAGTTCGCGGGCAAGCTCGGCAAGGACAAGCTGAACAAGGTCGCCGCCAACTTCGGCATCGGGCAGAGCGACCTGGCGATCCCGACGAAGGTCGCCACCTCGACGCTCGGCAAGCTCGAATCGCAGGCCGCGCTCTACCAGAGCGGCATCGGCCAGCGTGACGTGCTGCTGAGCCCGCTGCAGGACTGCATGCTCTCGGCCACCATCGCCAACGGCGGCATGGCCATGAAGCCGCAGCTCGTGCAGGCGCTGCTGGCGCCGGACACGTCGACGCTGCAGGACATCAACCCGAGTGAGCTGACCGGCACCCCGGCGCTGAGCGGCGCGAACGCGAACATCCTTCGCGACATGATGCTCGCGTCGGAAGGCTTCACCAAGGGCGCCGGCAAGCGCGACGACATCCAGATCGCGTCGAAGACGGGCACCGCCGAGCACGGCAGCGACCCGAAGCGCACCCCGCCGCACGCCTGGTACACCGGCTTCGCGCCGGCCAACGACCCGCAGATCGCGGTCGCGGTCATCGTCGAGTCCGGCGGCAACCGCGGCCTGGAGGCGACCGGTGGCACCGTCGCCGCCGAGATCGGGCGCGCCGCGATCAACGCGAAGCTCGGGGGTGGATAG
- a CDS encoding serine/threonine-protein kinase produces the protein MLSTGQLLAERYKLTHRIAVGGMGEVWQASDTRLDRTVAVKVLKAELSGDAEFLHRFRTEARMTASLNHPGIAAVHDYGETVADELSIAYLVMELVEGDPLAGILAKQGRITADATLDILEQAGNALQAAHEQGLVHRDIKPGNILVTKNGQVKITDFGIAKAADAAPVTRSGMVMGTAHYIAPEQALGHGAEPASDVYSLAVCGWECLTGHRPFLSENAVTVAMMHIRDIPPPLPPDVPPHARAVIEATLVKDPRQRYNNGGEFAAAIAAVKAGHPLPVPQQMLNSGYAPVPLHNPMAPIGPPSHPALMPVPPPGGLPQRRRNHTGLWVALVVVAVLIVTAAVLVIVKVAGGGSRPPANEQPDVRPTGSAYEPTQPAEGPQGMMSTPWTEWNGTQK, from the coding sequence ATGCTGTCCACGGGTCAACTGCTCGCCGAGCGCTACAAGCTGACGCACCGGATCGCCGTCGGCGGGATGGGCGAGGTCTGGCAGGCCAGTGACACCCGGCTGGACCGCACCGTCGCAGTGAAGGTGCTGAAGGCGGAGCTGTCCGGGGACGCCGAGTTCCTGCACCGGTTCCGCACGGAGGCCAGGATGACGGCTTCGCTGAACCATCCGGGTATCGCGGCCGTACACGATTATGGCGAGACCGTCGCCGACGAGCTTTCGATCGCGTACCTGGTGATGGAGCTCGTCGAGGGCGATCCGCTCGCCGGGATACTCGCGAAACAGGGCCGCATCACCGCGGACGCCACGTTGGACATCCTCGAGCAGGCGGGCAACGCGCTGCAGGCGGCGCACGAGCAGGGCCTGGTGCACCGCGACATCAAGCCGGGCAACATCCTGGTCACCAAGAACGGGCAGGTGAAGATCACCGACTTCGGCATCGCCAAGGCCGCCGACGCCGCGCCGGTGACCCGATCCGGCATGGTCATGGGCACCGCCCACTACATCGCGCCGGAGCAGGCGCTCGGCCACGGCGCGGAGCCGGCGAGTGACGTCTACTCGCTGGCGGTCTGCGGCTGGGAATGCCTGACCGGGCACCGGCCGTTCCTGTCGGAGAACGCGGTGACCGTCGCGATGATGCACATCCGCGACATCCCGCCGCCGCTGCCGCCCGACGTCCCGCCGCACGCGCGCGCCGTCATCGAGGCCACGCTCGTGAAGGACCCGAGGCAGCGGTACAACAACGGCGGCGAGTTCGCGGCCGCCATCGCCGCGGTCAAGGCCGGGCATCCGCTGCCGGTTCCCCAGCAGATGTTGAACTCGGGTTACGCACCAGTGCCGTTGCACAACCCGATGGCCCCGATCGGGCCGCCGTCGCATCCCGCGCTGATGCCGGTGCCGCCGCCCGGCGGACTGCCACAGCGGAGACGGAACCACACCGGGCTGTGGGTCGCGCTGGTGGTGGTCGCCGTCTTGATCGTCACGGCCGCCGTGCTGGTGATCGTGAAGGTGGCGGGCGGCGGGAGCAGACCACCGGCGAATGAACAACCGGACGTGCGGCCGACCGGGTCGGCCTATGAACCCACACAGCCGGCTGAAGGCCCTCAGGGCATGATGAGCACACCTTGGACGGAATGGAACGGCACGCAGAAATGA
- a CDS encoding PP2C family serine/threonine-protein phosphatase, whose product MTLVLRYAARSDRGLVRSSNQDSVYAGPRLLALADGMGGHAAGEVASKVVIASLAPLDDDEPGDDLLAQLREAVGNGNGAIAELVSQDPDLEGMGTTLTAVLFSGSRLGMVHVGDSRAYLLRNGQFSQITRDDSFVNELLEQGRITPEEAAVHPQRSLLLKALTGHEVEPTLTVREARAGDRYLICSDGLSGMVSDETLADAMLIRDPQDCADRMIELALRGGGTDNVTVIIADVVDVDFGDDHPIVGGAAGDGSDERPQADSPAARARALTQPPPQPRPELPQPQEDPKAKRRKRFRWLVGGIVVLIVLAAAAITTRYFVLSQYYVGEGANDEVVIFRGVPGSILGIDLQTQEQGSCQIQACEPLRLSSLQEDARVAIKNGVKKDSLDEARRYIDDFLRSNKVLTPPPCPSTSPTPTPSSSSQQPSGTPTTTPSAPSGTEQPRRDCQATSSTSVSPGGGN is encoded by the coding sequence CGCCGACGGCATGGGCGGTCACGCCGCCGGTGAAGTCGCCAGCAAGGTCGTCATCGCATCCCTCGCTCCGCTCGACGACGACGAGCCTGGCGACGACCTGCTCGCCCAGCTCCGTGAAGCCGTCGGTAACGGCAACGGGGCCATCGCCGAGCTCGTCTCGCAGGACCCCGACCTCGAAGGCATGGGAACCACGCTCACCGCGGTGCTGTTCTCCGGCTCCCGGCTCGGCATGGTCCACGTCGGCGACTCGCGTGCCTATCTGCTGCGCAACGGCCAGTTCTCGCAGATCACCCGTGACGACAGTTTCGTCAACGAGCTGCTGGAGCAGGGCCGGATCACGCCGGAGGAGGCCGCTGTCCACCCGCAGCGTTCGCTGCTGCTCAAGGCGCTCACCGGGCACGAGGTCGAGCCGACGCTCACCGTGCGCGAGGCGCGGGCGGGCGACCGCTACCTGATCTGCTCCGACGGCCTGTCCGGCATGGTCAGCGACGAGACGCTGGCCGACGCCATGCTGATCCGCGACCCGCAGGACTGCGCGGACCGGATGATCGAGCTCGCGCTGCGCGGCGGCGGCACCGACAACGTCACGGTGATCATCGCCGACGTGGTCGACGTCGACTTCGGCGATGATCACCCGATCGTGGGTGGCGCGGCCGGCGACGGCAGCGACGAACGCCCGCAGGCGGACTCGCCCGCGGCCAGGGCGCGCGCGCTCACGCAGCCGCCGCCCCAGCCCCGCCCCGAGCTCCCGCAGCCGCAAGAGGACCCGAAGGCCAAGCGCCGGAAGCGATTTCGCTGGCTGGTAGGCGGCATCGTGGTGCTCATCGTGCTCGCGGCCGCCGCGATCACCACCCGGTACTTCGTGCTCAGCCAGTACTACGTCGGTGAAGGCGCCAACGACGAGGTCGTCATCTTCCGCGGCGTGCCCGGCAGCATCCTCGGCATCGACCTGCAGACCCAGGAGCAGGGTTCGTGCCAGATCCAGGCGTGTGAGCCGCTGCGGCTGTCCAGCCTGCAGGAGGACGCGCGGGTCGCGATCAAGAACGGCGTGAAGAAGGACAGCCTCGACGAGGCCCGCCGCTACATCGACGACTTCCTGCGCTCCAACAAGGTGCTCACCCCACCGCCTTGCCCGTCCACGTCGCCGACGCCGACGCCCTCGTCTTCTTCGCAGCAGCCGAGCGGCACCCCGACGACCACTCCTTCGGCCCCGTCCGGCACGGAACAGCCGAGGAGGGACTGCCAGGCGACCTCATCGACATCCGTGTCGCCAGGAGGCGGTAACTGA
- a CDS encoding FtsW/RodA/SpoVE family cell cycle protein, protein MGPQLADPAAGAFTTNPQRELPTRRGTELVLLAFAAFIVTIAFVLVEANQDHQLTAAVFWYGLSYLTVFGVAHAAVRRWAPYADPLILPCVALLNGMGLVMIYRIDLASAEKAIQNGKAFSPDAPKQILWTVIALALFLAVLIIVKDHRTLTRYGYTAGLIGVIALALPAVLPKSLSEVNGAKVWIKLGFMSIQPGEFAKILLMVFFAAFLVSKRDLFLVAGRKFLGVELPRARDLGPILIAAGVCIGVLVFEKDLGTSLLFFGVVLVMLYVATERVIWVVLGVSMFLGGCIIAYNLFTHVQQRVANWMDPLATYDDPGGGYQIAQGLFGLGTGGVGGTGLGAGRPDMVPEASTDFITAAIGEELGFIGLAAILMVYLLLAMRGMRSALAVRDTFGKLLGGGLSFAVVMQIFVVVGGVTKLIPMTGITAPFLSRGGSSLLANYILVALLLRISDAARRPASRPKPQQPQAPLAEAHTVMVERPK, encoded by the coding sequence ATGGGTCCGCAACTGGCAGACCCGGCAGCGGGGGCGTTCACCACCAATCCTCAACGTGAACTCCCGACGAGGCGAGGCACCGAACTGGTGTTGCTCGCCTTCGCGGCGTTCATCGTCACGATCGCCTTCGTGCTGGTCGAAGCGAACCAGGATCACCAGCTGACGGCGGCCGTGTTCTGGTACGGACTGTCGTACCTGACCGTCTTCGGTGTCGCGCACGCTGCGGTACGCCGGTGGGCGCCGTACGCGGATCCGCTGATCCTGCCGTGTGTCGCGCTGCTCAACGGCATGGGCCTGGTGATGATCTACCGGATCGACCTGGCGTCCGCCGAGAAGGCGATCCAGAACGGCAAGGCGTTCTCGCCGGACGCGCCGAAGCAGATCCTGTGGACGGTCATCGCGCTGGCGTTGTTCCTGGCCGTGCTGATCATCGTCAAGGACCACCGCACGCTGACCCGCTACGGCTACACCGCCGGGCTGATCGGGGTCATCGCGCTGGCGCTGCCCGCCGTGCTGCCGAAGAGCCTTTCCGAGGTCAACGGCGCGAAGGTGTGGATCAAGCTCGGCTTCATGTCGATCCAGCCGGGAGAGTTCGCGAAGATCCTCCTGATGGTGTTCTTCGCTGCCTTCCTGGTGTCCAAACGCGACTTGTTCCTGGTGGCGGGCCGCAAGTTCCTCGGCGTCGAACTGCCCCGTGCCCGTGACCTCGGCCCGATCCTGATCGCGGCCGGTGTCTGCATCGGTGTGCTGGTGTTCGAAAAGGACCTCGGCACCTCGCTGTTGTTCTTCGGCGTCGTGCTGGTGATGCTCTACGTCGCCACCGAGCGGGTCATCTGGGTCGTGCTCGGCGTGAGCATGTTCCTCGGCGGCTGCATCATCGCCTACAACCTGTTCACGCACGTCCAGCAGCGCGTCGCCAACTGGATGGACCCGCTCGCCACCTACGACGACCCCGGCGGCGGCTACCAGATCGCGCAGGGCCTGTTCGGGCTCGGCACCGGCGGCGTCGGCGGCACCGGGCTCGGCGCCGGACGGCCGGACATGGTCCCCGAGGCGAGCACCGACTTCATCACCGCGGCGATCGGCGAGGAGCTCGGCTTCATCGGCCTCGCCGCGATCCTGATGGTCTACCTGCTGCTCGCGATGCGCGGCATGCGCAGCGCGCTGGCCGTGCGCGACACCTTCGGCAAGCTGCTCGGCGGCGGGCTCTCGTTCGCCGTGGTGATGCAGATCTTCGTGGTCGTCGGCGGTGTCACCAAGCTGATCCCGATGACGGGCATCACCGCGCCGTTCCTCTCCCGAGGCGGCTCCTCGCTGCTGGCGAACTACATTCTCGTGGCACTGCTGCTGCGGATCTCCGACGCCGCGCGCAGGCCCGCGTCGCGGCCAAAGCCCCAGCAGCCCCAGGCTCCGCTGGCCGAGGCACACACGGTGATGGTGGAGCGACCCAAGTGA